The Anomaloglossus baeobatrachus isolate aAnoBae1 chromosome 10, aAnoBae1.hap1, whole genome shotgun sequence genome has a segment encoding these proteins:
- the LOC142255299 gene encoding uncharacterized protein LOC142255299 encodes MSSSGSPPFGSQTEVAETSQEMLPEEDGRGGERHGAGDHSASTSRAHDRAPPRPSQGRRRGGGGHSASQRAPDSDGEEAGFINIDLLIDEVREREPLWNMADRRHADSIVTRRLWDEVCHAAVEGWGELNSRGQKKQRDKLQKRWRSIRDRFKKELNQEMQAPSGSGGRRSKYRYFRALSFLRTTMVCRSTVCSTQEPASNPTGAIPEQSATGEHRHRPHPSEPSLPSTSVPSTCAGASRETSLPEAAGDEIAFPLPHPSDTAALSRTPLGSGRQRHRGQEKSYAPEFLHLNAAFQNAIQLLSEQNRASFSFLNANMEKNTHELCTRLDRLHLDASKSPNHCFFQAVLERMEKLSLDHQMHVMQATRKALGQVDSQPPPPTPTRPPAPPPAIVPTPPAAQYQPAAQYQPAAQYQPAAQYQPAAQYQPAAQYQPDAQYQPAAQYQPAAQYQPAGQYQLPTTSAPTLPTHYHISPSTTIMTPTQTTNSPATSSVSQSLHSTPQSLPNPIPSPGFPLGFSTTPSSSVTSPPPPPTPLSTLNTPTVRVFPPVSPSSTISTPSPRFTNL; translated from the exons atgtcgtcttctggtagcccgcccttcggttcacaaactgag gtggccgaaacatcacaggagatgctgccagaagaggacggaaggggtggagaaagacACGGAGCGGGCgatcatagt gcttcaacttctagggctcatgatagagctcccccaagaccgtcccagggtcgtcgtcgaggtggcggtggtcatagt gcatcccagcgtgctcccgattctgacggtgaggaggccggatttatcaacatcgacctcctcatcgatgaagttagagagagggagccgctgtggaacatggctgaccgccgccacgctgattcgatcgtaacccgtcgactctgggacgaggtatgccacgcagcggtagaaggttggggggagctcaattctcgtggccagaagaaacagc gtgacaaacttcagaagcggtggcggtctatcagggatcgcttcaaaaaggagttaaatcaagagatgcaggccccgagtggatccggaggacgcagatcgaagtaccgttactttagagcgttgtcgttcctccggacaactatggtgtgcagaag caccgtctgcagcactcaggagcctgcatcgaacccgacaggagcgatccctgaacagtccgccactggtgaacacaggcacagaccccacccatctgaaccttcccttccatctacatctgtcccatccacctgcgctggagcttcccgtgagacttcattacctgaagctgctggtgatgagatagcttttcccctaccccacccctctgacactgctgccctcagtagaacacctttgggttctgggcgtcagcgtcataggggtcaggaaaagagctatgcgccagagttcttgcatctaaatgcagccttccagaacgccattcaattattatccgaacaaaatcgtgcatcttttagcttcctaaatgcaaatatggaaaaaaatacacacgaattgtgcacgcgtctggacaggctgcatttagatgcaagtaaatctcccaatcattgtttttttcaagccgtactagagcgcatggaaaagctatctcttgaccatcagatgcatgtaatgcaagccacacggaaGGCTCTGGggcaggttgactcccaaccacctccacccacccctacaagaccacctgccccccctccagccattgtccctactccccctgctgcccagtaccagcctgctgcccagtaccagcctgcagcccagtaccagcctgcagcccagtaccagcctgctgcccagtaccagcctgctgcccagtaccagcctgatgcccagtaccagcctgcggcccagtaccagcctgcggcccagtaccagcctgcgggccagtaccagctcccaaccacatctgcccctacacttcctacccactaccacatctcgccttccacaaccatcatgaccccaactcaaaccactaattcacccgccacctcttctgtctcccaatccctccactccacccctcaatccttaccaaatcccatcccatctcctggtttccctcttggtttctctacCACACCTTcatcttctgttacttccccaccaccaccaccaacaccactttccaccctcaatactccaactgtgcgtgtgttcccacctgtcagcccctccagtactatctccaccccaagcccaagatttacaaatttataa